One part of the Aurantibacillus circumpalustris genome encodes these proteins:
- a CDS encoding enoyl-CoA hydratase/isomerase family protein yields MYKEINIPEVLNPASISSLNAQLLECENQNVRFVVLKGSSSIFCNGLDLSWVANSEEADHHHDMKHYADFLKKLQCGKFISIALVKGVVSGGGMGVVCACDHVVADESSTFSLPEGLLGLIPGMILPSLLNRLSPQLVKKMVFTGKKYSVSIAKEFGVVDEITNDQEKALTDAINSMRSCKPDAVNDIKEIVYTSNANKDELAVRGMNILNKRLQEPDIKQRLKDISDFM; encoded by the coding sequence ATGTATAAAGAAATAAATATTCCGGAAGTTCTAAATCCCGCATCTATTAGCAGTTTAAATGCGCAGTTACTCGAATGCGAAAATCAAAATGTGCGCTTTGTTGTATTAAAAGGGAGTAGTTCTATTTTCTGTAACGGACTCGATTTATCTTGGGTTGCCAACAGCGAAGAGGCTGATCATCATCATGACATGAAACACTATGCAGACTTTTTAAAAAAGTTGCAATGCGGTAAATTTATTTCTATTGCTTTGGTAAAAGGCGTTGTATCTGGTGGGGGAATGGGGGTAGTGTGTGCTTGTGACCACGTGGTGGCTGATGAATCGAGTACATTTTCTTTACCCGAAGGTTTATTAGGATTAATACCAGGAATGATTTTACCTTCTTTGTTAAACCGCTTGAGTCCGCAGCTGGTTAAAAAAATGGTATTTACCGGAAAAAAATATTCTGTTTCTATTGCAAAAGAATTTGGCGTTGTTGACGAAATTACAAACGACCAAGAAAAAGCACTGACAGATGCAATTAATTCAATGCGATCGTGTAAGCCCGATGCAGTGAATGATATAAAAGAAATCGTTTATACTTCGAATGCTAATAAAGATGAGCTTGCTGTAAGAGGCATGAATATTCTGAATAAACGCTTACAAGAACCCGATATAAAACAGAGATTAAAAGATATTTCTGATTTTATGTAG
- a CDS encoding hydroxymethylglutaryl-CoA synthase family protein, producing the protein MKKYGIEKIRVYPTALQLNLEELAVARNYDVEHMRKELMVETRSVNPPWEDTVTMAVNAAKPMLTEEDIASIGLLIVGTETSLDNEKSVSSWVLQHLGLPSACRHFEVKIACYSGTAALKMAVSWLSSGMARKGQKALIISTDESLNSIHRPWEYVCGGGSVAMLVSDQPEFLVLETEKFGLYAHEVADVIRPLPWLETGNSEHSLYSYMEALAATYEDFELNVGTIDYDSYFKYHVYHVPFSGISYRAHKQLMRMSNYDVTDEAILESWTNKVSPSINFSKRIGGTYGGSVFIALLSTISVVNDLKAEDRISVFSYGSGSCAEFYVMQTTAKSKEIALGTGLTDLISKRFPITVKQYEAMELAREERIKSREFTPDYNAVEGLYEKAYKGKGLLTYTGTKDYYRSYAFS; encoded by the coding sequence ATGAAAAAATACGGAATAGAAAAAATTAGAGTGTATCCTACAGCCCTTCAACTTAATCTTGAAGAGCTAGCAGTTGCTCGTAATTACGATGTTGAGCACATGCGCAAGGAACTTATGGTTGAAACACGCAGTGTGAATCCACCTTGGGAAGATACAGTAACGATGGCTGTTAATGCAGCAAAACCAATGCTTACAGAAGAAGATATTGCTTCTATTGGATTACTCATAGTTGGTACTGAAACGAGTTTAGATAACGAAAAATCCGTGAGTTCATGGGTTTTACAACATTTAGGTTTACCAAGTGCTTGTCGTCACTTCGAAGTTAAGATTGCTTGTTATTCTGGAACGGCCGCATTAAAAATGGCTGTGTCATGGCTTTCTTCAGGCATGGCGCGCAAAGGTCAAAAAGCGCTTATTATTAGTACGGACGAAAGTTTAAATTCTATTCACCGTCCTTGGGAATACGTTTGTGGTGGCGGTTCAGTAGCGATGTTGGTTTCCGATCAACCAGAATTTTTAGTATTAGAGACGGAAAAATTTGGTTTATATGCACATGAAGTGGCCGATGTTATTCGTCCTTTACCTTGGTTAGAAACAGGTAACAGTGAGCATAGTTTGTATTCGTACATGGAAGCACTAGCAGCGACTTATGAGGATTTTGAATTAAATGTCGGCACTATTGATTACGATTCTTATTTTAAATACCATGTTTATCATGTACCATTTAGTGGTATTAGCTACCGTGCGCACAAACAATTAATGCGTATGAGTAATTATGATGTAACGGATGAAGCGATTTTAGAAAGTTGGACAAACAAAGTATCTCCTTCCATTAATTTTTCAAAACGTATTGGTGGTACTTATGGAGGTAGCGTTTTTATTGCATTACTCTCAACTATAAGCGTGGTAAATGATTTAAAAGCAGAAGATAGAATAAGTGTGTTTTCATACGGATCTGGTTCTTGCGCTGAATTTTATGTGATGCAAACTACCGCAAAATCAAAAGAAATTGCATTGGGTACGGGCTTAACAGATTTAATCAGCAAACGTTTTCCTATTACCGTAAAACAATACGAGGCAATGGAACTAGCGCGTGAAGAACGTATTAAAAGCCGTGAATTCACTCCTGATTACAATGCTGTAGAAGGCTTGTATGAAAAGGCTTACAAAGGTAAAGGCTTATTGACTTATACAGGAACAAAAGATTATTATAGGAGTTACGCCTTTAGTTAA
- a CDS encoding GxxExxY protein, producing the protein MTITQKYINDISYKIIGCAIEVHKHLGPGLLESVYETCFIEELRNAGLSVKSQRYVPVNYKGKDLGGVLKLDLLVNDLIIVEEKAVDQIIPLYKAQLLSYLKLAGKPKGLLINFHCENITEQLVSLVTEEFAKLRKE; encoded by the coding sequence ATGACAATAACACAAAAATACATCAACGATATTTCATACAAAATCATTGGTTGTGCGATTGAAGTTCACAAACATCTTGGCCCAGGATTGTTAGAATCGGTTTATGAAACATGTTTTATTGAAGAGCTGAGAAATGCCGGATTATCAGTAAAATCACAAAGGTACGTTCCGGTAAATTATAAAGGAAAGGATTTGGGTGGTGTTTTAAAGCTTGATCTACTTGTTAATGATTTAATAATAGTTGAAGAAAAGGCTGTTGATCAAATTATTCCATTATACAAAGCGCAACTTTTATCCTATTTAAAACTTGCTGGGAAACCAAAAGGATTATTAATAAATTTCCACTGCGAAAATATTACTGAACAATTAGTTTCGCTTGTTACAGAAGAATTTGCGAAATTGCGGAAAGAATAA
- a CDS encoding SDR family oxidoreductase, translating to MKIFITGGSRGIGRRIVTMALERGHDVAFTYNSSNTEHIKQLMDETKKLAPDRMCKGYQLNVRNPDDVVRVTDAVLDDFESIDTVINNAAINRNNLAFHMTDEEWHDVIDTNLNGAFYIIRQFLPVFLANRKGHFVSVSSIAKDGISGQANYSASKAGLIGLSGTIAKEYGIKGITSNVVVPGMFETDMVKETLSENLRKFWLLHNPMKRMGHLDELAEVALFLGSDAASFVNGQVISVTGGLDWAE from the coding sequence ATGAAGATTTTTATAACAGGAGGATCAAGAGGAATTGGTCGTAGAATAGTAACCATGGCTTTGGAAAGAGGACATGATGTTGCGTTTACCTATAACAGTTCCAACACCGAACACATTAAGCAGTTGATGGATGAAACCAAAAAACTTGCACCTGATCGCATGTGTAAAGGTTATCAGTTGAATGTAAGAAACCCTGATGATGTTGTAAGAGTGACTGACGCTGTGTTGGATGATTTTGAATCAATTGATACTGTAATTAATAATGCTGCTATCAATCGCAATAACTTAGCGTTTCATATGACCGACGAAGAGTGGCATGATGTGATTGACACCAACTTAAATGGTGCATTTTATATCATTCGCCAATTTTTACCAGTGTTTTTAGCGAATCGTAAAGGTCATTTTGTTTCTGTTTCTTCAATCGCAAAAGATGGTATTTCAGGCCAAGCGAATTACAGTGCTAGTAAAGCCGGATTGATTGGTTTATCGGGGACTATTGCGAAAGAATATGGAATCAAAGGTATTACCAGTAATGTAGTGGTACCAGGTATGTTTGAAACAGACATGGTTAAAGAAACCTTAAGTGAAAACCTAAGAAAATTTTGGCTTCTGCACAATCCAATGAAACGTATGGGACATCTGGATGAATTAGCTGAGGTGGCTTTGTTTTTGGGTTCTGATGCTGCGAGTTTTGTAAACGGTCAAGTAATAAGCGTTACTGGTGGTTTGGATTGGGCTGAGTAG
- a CDS encoding beta-ketoacyl-[acyl-carrier-protein] synthase family protein: protein MLQKRVVITGMSINTPIGDTLDEFINNMMDGKSAVTKWDTLDTSKIYAKVGGDLGNYDVVAKIKSYKGRIPEATYDRLIKLGSKSPLSIGISLLIAVEAFLDSGYIGSLEDGNNVATIIAGHNLNQKYTFENHDEFNEEPEFIDGLFALNGLDTHHVGSVTDVLQLHGPAYTVGAACASGNVALRCAVDEIQSHDVKVAAVVGPILDFSPLDLQGMCILGAITYKSFNEEPQRASRPYDTQREGFVPSHGAACLIVEDLEHALARGAKIYAEILGVESSSDGCHLPQPSQIGQSRLMKRLLKNANVKPEEVDYINVHATSTPLGDLTELRSIKDVFGDHCKTLKINAPKSILGHTCWSAATVETVAAILQMNRNELHPSINIDNLDPEVDVDVCRGERKKHNIDIFLKNSFGFGGLNSISLIKKYKG from the coding sequence ATGTTACAAAAACGCGTAGTAATAACAGGCATGTCAATCAATACCCCTATTGGAGACACTTTAGATGAATTTATTAATAACATGATGGATGGTAAATCTGCTGTAACTAAGTGGGATACACTTGATACATCAAAGATTTATGCAAAGGTTGGTGGAGATTTGGGCAATTACGATGTAGTTGCAAAAATAAAATCTTACAAAGGCCGTATTCCGGAAGCTACCTACGATAGACTTATAAAACTAGGAAGCAAGTCGCCTTTGTCAATCGGCATTTCATTATTGATTGCCGTAGAAGCCTTTTTAGATTCAGGATACATTGGCTCTCTAGAAGATGGAAATAATGTGGCAACAATTATTGCCGGACATAATTTAAATCAAAAATATACTTTCGAAAACCACGATGAGTTTAACGAAGAGCCTGAATTTATTGATGGTTTATTTGCATTAAATGGATTGGATACACACCACGTTGGTAGTGTAACTGATGTTTTACAATTGCACGGACCAGCTTATACCGTTGGCGCTGCTTGTGCAAGTGGTAACGTAGCCCTTCGTTGTGCAGTTGATGAAATTCAATCACACGATGTAAAAGTTGCTGCGGTTGTTGGACCAATACTTGATTTCTCTCCTTTAGATTTACAAGGTATGTGCATCTTAGGTGCCATTACTTATAAATCATTTAATGAAGAACCTCAAAGAGCAAGCAGGCCTTACGATACACAACGTGAGGGCTTTGTTCCTTCACATGGTGCGGCTTGTCTTATTGTTGAAGATTTAGAACATGCACTTGCGCGTGGAGCTAAAATTTATGCTGAAATTCTGGGTGTTGAATCTTCTTCAGATGGATGCCATTTACCACAGCCTTCTCAAATTGGTCAATCACGTTTAATGAAACGTTTATTGAAAAATGCGAATGTAAAACCAGAAGAGGTTGATTACATCAATGTTCATGCTACTTCAACTCCATTAGGAGATCTTACAGAATTAAGATCAATTAAAGATGTGTTTGGAGATCATTGCAAAACACTAAAAATTAATGCACCAAAATCAATATTAGGACATACCTGCTGGTCAGCTGCTACAGTTGAAACCGTTGCTGCGATTTTACAAATGAATCGTAACGAATTGCATCCATCGATTAATATTGATAATCTGGATCCAGAAGTGGATGTGGATGTTTGTAGAGGTGAACGCAAAAAACATAACATCGATATTTTCCTTAAAAACTCGTTTGGTTTTGGAGGATTAAATTCGATTAGCTTAATTAAGAAATACAAAGGCTAG
- a CDS encoding 3-hydroxyacyl-ACP dehydratase FabZ family protein, with product MNSNETEILISSLKRDLLQMPAKNSAQVSFKVEDIYKIIPHRPPFALITSISAINIEETIIEVTSKIDPTDPIFAGHFPGSPVYPGVMQIETMGQAGLCLAYFVKNNSLEINDKNIPVKGLFTRVHNAGFNKGVMPGDVLTVRVKSIEDDDFMGLMAAQITINNEIYSHSILEVYYP from the coding sequence GTGAATAGTAACGAAACAGAAATCTTAATAAGTAGCCTTAAAAGAGATCTATTACAAATGCCTGCTAAAAATTCAGCTCAGGTGTCTTTTAAAGTCGAGGATATTTATAAAATCATTCCTCACCGACCTCCATTTGCCCTTATTACGTCTATAAGTGCCATTAATATTGAAGAAACGATCATTGAAGTAACCAGCAAAATAGACCCAACTGATCCTATTTTTGCCGGACATTTTCCAGGATCACCTGTTTATCCAGGGGTTATGCAAATAGAAACCATGGGTCAGGCAGGATTATGCCTCGCTTATTTTGTTAAAAACAACTCTTTAGAGATAAATGACAAAAACATACCTGTAAAAGGACTTTTCACACGAGTACACAATGCAGGGTTTAATAAAGGTGTTATGCCTGGTGACGTTCTCACTGTTAGAGTAAAATCAATCGAAGACGATGATTTTATGGGTTTAATGGCAGCACAAATTACAATTAACAACGAAATTTATTCGCACAGCATTTTAGAAGTATATTATCCTTAA
- the fabD gene encoding ACP S-malonyltransferase gives MSIKVIMFPGQGSQYKGMGEQLFKEYPEAVKTANKALGYDIAELCLIDPENKLNQTNYTQPALYFVNYLNYQKYLASNDAPNYFIGHSLGEFNALNAAGVYDFETGLKIVQKRGELMFSVGGTSMAAVIGGDYKEIKEILKNNFPDIDIANINTMSQIVISGKTESLNKAADFFEEEGMVYIPLKVSGAFHSRYMTPVKQQFHDFIESMTLKFCITPVISNYTAAVYPLEREAIIKNMINQIDSPIKWLQSVEYLMYQGECDFIEIGASEVLTNIVKKISI, from the coding sequence ATGTCAATCAAAGTTATAATGTTTCCCGGACAAGGTTCTCAGTACAAAGGTATGGGAGAACAATTGTTTAAAGAATATCCGGAAGCTGTTAAAACAGCGAATAAAGCTTTAGGCTATGATATTGCCGAATTATGCCTAATTGACCCAGAAAATAAGCTCAATCAAACGAATTATACCCAACCCGCCCTGTATTTTGTTAACTATTTAAACTATCAAAAATATCTTGCATCAAACGATGCTCCAAACTATTTTATTGGTCATAGTCTAGGAGAGTTTAACGCCTTAAATGCGGCTGGTGTTTATGATTTTGAAACAGGTCTAAAAATAGTACAAAAAAGAGGAGAGCTTATGTTTTCTGTTGGTGGTACTTCTATGGCTGCAGTTATTGGCGGTGATTATAAAGAAATTAAAGAGATTTTAAAAAATAATTTTCCAGATATAGACATTGCTAACATTAACACCATGTCTCAAATAGTAATTTCTGGTAAAACGGAATCACTGAACAAAGCAGCCGATTTTTTTGAAGAAGAAGGAATGGTTTATATCCCTCTTAAAGTGAGTGGAGCCTTTCATTCTAGATACATGACGCCAGTTAAGCAGCAGTTTCATGACTTTATTGAATCTATGACTTTAAAATTCTGCATTACTCCTGTAATTTCTAATTATACAGCAGCAGTTTATCCACTTGAAAGAGAAGCCATTATTAAAAATATGATTAACCAAATTGACAGCCCTATTAAATGGTTACAAAGTGTTGAATATCTTATGTATCAAGGCGAGTGCGACTTCATCGAAATAGGCGCAAGTGAGGTTTTAACCAATATCGTTAAAAAAATATCCATTTAG
- a CDS encoding phosphatase PAP2 family protein has translation MKNIIFKENFDELFFNLEQILWNCQPSLIFQKVMPQVWFNELMNMCYFSYYLLIGSVCILIYLKSPKNSQKDIFVIVFSFYLYYVIFDIFPVAGPHYYVAGADSDVTPRLFFGELMHTIISDLERPTAAFPSSHVGIAVIIAYFAYKHVKKVFYVILPFVLGICMATVYIKAHYLVDVIAGIISAPLFILLSNKVYALFLRFNSSKPI, from the coding sequence ATGAAAAACATTATTTTCAAAGAAAATTTTGATGAGCTATTTTTTAATTTGGAACAAATTCTTTGGAATTGTCAGCCCAGTCTCATTTTTCAAAAAGTAATGCCACAAGTATGGTTTAACGAATTAATGAACATGTGTTACTTTTCGTATTATTTGCTTATTGGTTCTGTCTGCATTTTAATCTATCTAAAATCACCAAAAAATTCGCAAAAAGACATTTTTGTGATCGTGTTTTCGTTTTATTTGTATTATGTTATTTTTGATATTTTTCCGGTTGCAGGGCCTCATTATTACGTTGCTGGCGCTGATAGTGATGTAACACCTCGGCTGTTTTTTGGAGAGTTAATGCATACCATAATTTCTGATTTGGAAAGACCAACAGCGGCTTTTCCAAGTTCACATGTGGGTATTGCTGTAATTATTGCCTATTTCGCTTATAAGCACGTAAAAAAAGTGTTTTATGTGATTTTACCTTTTGTTTTGGGAATATGTATGGCAACTGTGTACATTAAAGCGCATTATTTGGTAGATGTAATAGCAGGAATTATTTCAGCTCCATTATTTATCTTGCTGAGTAACAAGGTGTACGCATTATTTTTAAGATTTAATTCGTCAAAACCGATTTAA
- a CDS encoding BamA/TamA family outer membrane protein yields MNFSPLWQILLCLLLVSKSFSQVDSNEVREDSVKNSGVPTYEEKDIIDIFKFKHAGGEGTGVKSTKPRITVVPFIGYTLQTRLAGIIAGNVAFYVDTLEETNQSAVSISCSYSQNNQIIAPLSSNIWTRKNKYNFLGNWRYYKYPEQTYGLGGNTDLKDRVGLDYTFFLFREAVLRHFEGSHVYAGLGYNLSHHTNIKQVTASPDTITDFDLYGRTETSTSSGISIHTLFDNRGNTINPKSGTYANLTYYNYSKLLGSNSNWQSVIVDLRKYFSLGKAKNVLSFWSYNWFTFGGKVPYLDLPSTGWDAYSNIGRGYIQSRLRGQNLLYLETEYRFKILRSGFLGGVLFANAQSVTDWPSNKFTAISPAAGFGLRIKLNKFSGTNLSIDYGFGTKGSQGLFINLGEVF; encoded by the coding sequence ATGAATTTTTCACCCTTGTGGCAAATACTACTTTGTCTTTTGCTAGTTTCAAAATCGTTTTCGCAGGTTGATAGTAATGAGGTTCGGGAAGATAGTGTGAAAAATTCTGGTGTTCCAACTTATGAAGAAAAAGATATCATTGATATTTTTAAGTTTAAACACGCTGGAGGGGAAGGTACTGGTGTTAAATCTACAAAACCAAGAATAACGGTTGTTCCATTTATCGGTTATACGCTTCAAACGCGTTTAGCGGGAATAATCGCTGGTAACGTGGCTTTTTATGTAGATACATTGGAAGAAACAAATCAATCCGCAGTGAGTATAAGTTGCAGTTATTCGCAAAACAATCAAATTATCGCACCACTTAGTTCAAATATCTGGACACGAAAAAACAAATACAATTTTCTTGGTAACTGGCGCTATTACAAATACCCAGAACAAACATACGGACTTGGGGGAAATACAGATTTAAAAGATCGTGTGGGTCTTGATTATACATTTTTTCTTTTTAGAGAGGCTGTTTTAAGACACTTTGAGGGATCGCATGTCTACGCCGGTTTGGGATACAATCTTAGTCACCATACAAATATTAAACAAGTAACTGCTTCTCCGGATACTATCACTGATTTTGATCTTTACGGACGAACAGAAACGTCAACTTCTTCAGGTATATCTATACACACACTTTTTGATAATCGTGGCAATACAATTAATCCAAAAAGTGGAACCTATGCTAATTTAACCTATTACAACTACTCAAAACTTTTAGGTAGCAACTCCAATTGGCAATCGGTGATAGTTGACCTTAGAAAATATTTTAGTTTAGGTAAAGCGAAAAATGTTTTATCTTTTTGGAGTTATAACTGGTTTACTTTTGGAGGTAAAGTTCCTTATCTTGATTTACCGAGCACAGGCTGGGATGCTTATTCAAACATAGGGCGAGGGTATATTCAAAGCAGACTGAGAGGACAAAATTTACTTTACCTAGAAACAGAATACCGATTTAAAATTTTGCGCAGCGGCTTTTTAGGAGGTGTTTTGTTTGCTAACGCCCAATCTGTAACCGATTGGCCGTCAAATAAATTTACTGCAATTTCACCTGCAGCTGGTTTTGGATTGCGTATTAAACTAAATAAATTCTCGGGCACAAACTTGTCCATTGATTATGGTTTCGGCACCAAAGGCTCTCAAGGTTTATTTATTAATCTTGGCGAAGTGTTTTAG
- a CDS encoding 4'-phosphopantetheinyl transferase family protein: MTIKEGDLHLWRYTLDEAEYYKEKSQPLLSKDEQQRCSRFVNEAEKIRYTCNHRFVRQVLAKYINQPASEINFNLSDKGKPFLENSDILFNYSYRTTFGLLGISKRREIGIDIEKMKLLHDLKTFADFSFSEKEKEIIFKSSDETFQDTLFTFWTFKEAMIKAIGVGLNADLTKIDLSDYYNTEVNKLGFNNTVYTMKQINAGPGYKAAFALKGTMNSYSEFKLD, encoded by the coding sequence ATGACTATCAAAGAAGGGGACTTGCATTTATGGCGTTATACCCTTGATGAAGCGGAATACTATAAAGAAAAATCACAGCCTTTGTTATCGAAAGATGAACAACAAAGGTGTAGCAGATTTGTGAATGAAGCAGAGAAAATTCGTTACACCTGCAATCACCGTTTTGTGAGGCAAGTTTTAGCTAAGTACATCAATCAACCAGCTTCCGAAATTAATTTCAATCTTTCCGATAAAGGAAAGCCTTTTTTAGAAAATTCAGATATTCTTTTTAATTATTCTTACCGCACCACATTTGGTTTATTAGGAATTTCTAAGCGACGGGAAATAGGCATAGATATTGAGAAAATGAAGCTCCTTCACGATCTTAAAACATTTGCAGACTTTTCTTTCTCCGAAAAAGAAAAAGAAATTATTTTTAAAAGTTCGGATGAAACGTTTCAAGACACACTTTTTACGTTTTGGACATTTAAGGAGGCAATGATAAAAGCAATTGGAGTGGGCTTAAACGCTGATCTTACCAAAATAGATTTATCAGATTATTATAACACGGAAGTAAATAAGTTAGGGTTTAATAATACTGTTTATACGATGAAGCAAATTAATGCCGGGCCTGGATATAAAGCGGCATTCGCTCTTAAGGGAACTATGAACTCTTATTCAGAATTTAAACTTGATTAA
- a CDS encoding MFS transporter, whose product MSTQSEYNKPYRWVVLMVYFGVVAMSQMLWLNFAPLVSFLQVTYGVSELMVSGLLLSFPLLYVLLSIHSGKMIDKKGYRYAVILGSVISTVFACLRIFDSSFYILLIGQTGIAIGQPYIINAISKLVSDWFSKEHTAMATGIGTAGMLIGMALGLGLTPVLNDSIGFSNTMLVFAAISLVLTLVFIFLAKENNLKLVKAKASAVKGEINALLKIRNLKILLIICFLALGVFNGLTSWLEPILKPNGINAEDAGLIGAFLIVGGILGSVIIPGLSDKLKVRKPFLVLCCLVAVIILYPLCIISDLTTLYILGALMGFFFLPGYALLLSMCEEIAGIEKAGTATGILMLAGNAGAVIVILLMPVVNGTTNSWMNAIYLMVFLMFVTLVTAIVGLKETFVKA is encoded by the coding sequence ATGTCTACACAAAGCGAGTACAATAAACCCTATCGTTGGGTAGTATTAATGGTTTATTTCGGCGTGGTGGCAATGAGCCAGATGTTATGGTTAAATTTCGCGCCATTGGTTTCCTTCCTTCAAGTAACCTATGGTGTAAGCGAACTTATGGTTAGTGGTTTATTACTTTCTTTTCCGCTTCTTTACGTCCTTCTTTCAATACATTCTGGTAAAATGATTGATAAAAAGGGCTATCGTTACGCTGTAATTTTAGGAAGCGTCATTAGCACTGTGTTTGCTTGTTTGCGCATTTTTGATTCCAGCTTTTACATTCTTTTAATTGGTCAAACCGGTATTGCGATTGGTCAGCCTTATATTATTAACGCTATTTCCAAATTGGTTTCTGATTGGTTCAGTAAAGAACACACTGCCATGGCTACTGGCATTGGCACTGCAGGCATGTTAATTGGAATGGCTCTTGGTTTAGGTTTAACACCCGTATTAAACGATAGTATTGGATTTAGTAACACCATGCTTGTATTTGCAGCTATTTCTTTAGTGTTAACACTTGTTTTTATTTTTCTTGCAAAAGAAAACAACCTCAAACTTGTTAAAGCAAAGGCATCCGCTGTAAAAGGAGAGATAAACGCCCTATTAAAAATAAGGAATCTTAAAATTTTATTGATTATTTGTTTTTTGGCACTTGGTGTTTTTAACGGACTCACTTCATGGCTCGAACCCATTTTAAAGCCAAATGGAATTAATGCCGAAGATGCTGGACTTATAGGGGCGTTTTTAATTGTGGGCGGTATTTTGGGTTCTGTTATTATACCGGGACTTTCGGATAAATTAAAAGTTAGAAAACCATTTCTTGTTCTCTGCTGTTTGGTTGCCGTTATAATTTTATACCCACTTTGCATAATAAGCGATTTAACGACGCTTTATATTCTTGGTGCATTAATGGGTTTCTTTTTTCTTCCTGGTTACGCCTTATTATTATCTATGTGTGAAGAAATTGCCGGAATTGAAAAAGCAGGAACAGCAACGGGAATTTTAATGCTTGCTGGCAATGCCGGAGCCGTTATAGTTATCCTTTTAATGCCGGTAGTAAATGGCACAACTAATTCATGGATGAACGCCATCTATTTAATGGTGTTTCTGATGTTTGTAACATTGGTCACTGCTATTGTAGGACTGAAAGAAACCTTCGTGAAAGCGTAA